The following are encoded together in the Variovorax sp. PBS-H4 genome:
- a CDS encoding aromatic ring-hydroxylating dioxygenase subunit alpha, with the protein MISAEQNDFMTRVGPGTPAGQLLRRYWQPVALSDDLAGPRPIRPVQLMGQHFVLFRDDKGQLGMLDRDCPHRGADLAFGRLEDGGIRCAFHGWLFDAKGNCLETPAEPATSKLCTRIRQSAYPVVERAGTVFAYLGEGEPPAFPDFDCFVAPDSHTFAFKGLFECNWLQALEVGIDPAHASYLHRFFEDADTSESYGKQFRGASADSDLPITKVLREYDRPEISVEPTDYGLRLTALRKLDGSSTHVRVTNVVFPQAFVIPMSAEMTISQWHVPVDDTHCYWYAIFTSFTGPVDKQQMREQRLKLYELPDYTSRKNKRNNYGFNVEEQLTQTYTGMGDDINVHDQWAVESQGPIQDRTREHLGSTDKGIIAYRRMLVKAIESALAGEGAPMLIDAAQARTLTGPPSIDGIGQAGDANDYWQSADRERRLKSDWASARLSA; encoded by the coding sequence ATGATCAGCGCTGAACAGAACGATTTCATGACCCGCGTAGGCCCGGGCACGCCGGCAGGACAGCTGCTGCGCCGCTATTGGCAACCCGTCGCACTCTCGGATGACCTGGCGGGGCCGCGTCCCATCCGCCCCGTCCAGTTGATGGGCCAGCACTTCGTGCTGTTCCGGGATGACAAAGGTCAACTCGGCATGCTGGATCGGGACTGCCCCCACCGCGGGGCCGACCTGGCGTTCGGCCGGCTCGAGGACGGCGGCATCCGCTGCGCTTTCCATGGCTGGCTGTTCGACGCCAAAGGCAACTGCCTTGAAACGCCGGCCGAGCCGGCAACCAGCAAGCTGTGCACGCGCATCCGGCAGTCGGCCTACCCGGTGGTCGAACGCGCCGGCACTGTCTTCGCCTACCTCGGAGAGGGCGAGCCGCCGGCCTTTCCGGACTTCGACTGTTTCGTCGCGCCCGACAGCCACACCTTTGCGTTCAAGGGCCTGTTCGAATGCAACTGGCTGCAGGCGCTCGAGGTGGGCATCGATCCGGCCCACGCTTCCTACCTGCACCGCTTCTTCGAGGACGCCGACACCTCCGAGAGCTACGGCAAGCAATTTCGCGGCGCCTCGGCAGACTCCGACCTGCCGATCACCAAGGTGCTGCGCGAGTACGACCGCCCCGAGATCAGCGTCGAGCCGACGGACTACGGCCTGCGGCTCACTGCCCTGCGCAAGCTCGACGGATCGAGCACGCATGTGCGCGTGACCAACGTGGTGTTCCCCCAGGCCTTCGTCATCCCGATGAGCGCGGAGATGACCATCTCGCAATGGCATGTGCCCGTCGACGACACCCACTGCTACTGGTACGCCATCTTCACCAGCTTCACCGGACCCGTGGACAAGCAGCAGATGCGGGAGCAGCGGCTCAAGCTCTACGAGCTGCCCGACTACACCTCGCGCAAGAACAAGCGCAACAACTACGGCTTCAACGTCGAGGAGCAGCTCACCCAGACCTACACCGGCATGGGCGACGACATCAACGTGCATGACCAGTGGGCGGTCGAATCGCAGGGCCCGATCCAGGACCGCACGCGCGAGCACCTGGGCTCGACCGACAAGGGAATCATTGCCTACCGGCGCATGCTGGTGAAGGCCATCGAAAGCGCGCTGGCCGGCGAGGGCGCGCCGATGCTCATCGATGCGGCGCAGGCGCGCACGCTGACGGGGCCGCCCTCCATCGACGGCATCGGCCAGGCTGGCGACGCCAACGACTATTGGCAGAGCGCCGACCGCGAGCGCCGCCTCAAATCGGACTGGGCTTCCGCCCGCCTTTCGGCTTGA
- a CDS encoding GntR family transcriptional regulator codes for MDSQQSRVLVQLRDLILKGEFGPGERLAEIPLAEKLGASRTPVRLALTSLEHEGLIELSPSGGYQMRRFTSQEIADAIRVRGVVEGFAARLLAEDGASRQLLRELHECLEAGDKAVNKPEMDLDDYTAYVEMNDRFHKLIMQGCGNVALQRVMEMLDRQPFASPSAMLPMQSSMEEGHQWMKQAHRTHHSLVQAIERGQGSRAQALGEEHVEIARMNLDYALERPELAAELMPGIRLVGKARG; via the coding sequence ATGGACTCTCAACAATCCCGTGTGCTCGTGCAGCTTCGTGACCTCATCCTCAAGGGCGAATTCGGCCCCGGAGAAAGGCTGGCGGAGATTCCGTTGGCGGAAAAACTCGGTGCATCGCGCACGCCGGTGAGGCTGGCGCTCACCAGCCTGGAGCACGAAGGCTTGATCGAGCTGTCGCCGAGCGGCGGCTATCAGATGCGCCGCTTCACCTCGCAGGAAATCGCCGATGCGATCCGCGTTCGGGGCGTGGTCGAAGGCTTCGCGGCAAGGCTGCTTGCCGAAGACGGCGCATCACGGCAATTGCTGCGCGAGTTGCATGAATGCCTGGAGGCGGGCGACAAGGCCGTGAACAAGCCCGAGATGGACCTCGACGACTACACGGCGTACGTCGAGATGAACGACCGCTTCCACAAGCTGATCATGCAGGGCTGCGGCAATGTCGCCTTGCAGCGCGTGATGGAAATGCTCGACCGGCAGCCCTTTGCGTCGCCCAGTGCCATGCTGCCCATGCAGTCGTCCATGGAGGAAGGTCACCAGTGGATGAAGCAGGCCCACCGCACCCATCACTCACTGGTGCAGGCGATCGAACGGGGGCAGGGCTCGCGCGCGCAAGCCCTGGGAGAAGAGCATGTCGAGATCGCCCGCATGAACCTCGACTACGCACTGGAGCGCCCGGAGCTCGCCGCGGAACTCATGCCGGGCATCCGCCTGGTTGGCAAGGCGCGAGGCTGA
- a CDS encoding LysR family transcriptional regulator produces the protein MDDLKPLAVFAETVAAGSMSAAARRLGMSPSAVSQLIRALELQGGVTLLHRSTRKLALTEAGERYYPHCKRLLEAARAAAESLQQARDAPTGELRVSAPVGFANHIAPALAPLLAEAPQLRLRLLVDDALIDLIDARIDVAIRVGRLADSSWVARRLCDFGTLLCASPAYLERRGAPGAPEELPAHQWLALWQETSIEPPRNGFVAPEGAATQGSGRATVKRALSPSEAVSMPLDLYAADGQHQRVHVEARIASNNVIALQQMCEHGLGIARLARADVLPSLQRGVLVEVMAPWRLPSMPVWAMTPQRDREAAKVSAALDYLKRYFAALPAPKK, from the coding sequence GTGGACGATCTGAAGCCGCTGGCGGTATTTGCCGAAACCGTGGCGGCCGGCTCCATGAGCGCGGCGGCGCGCCGCCTGGGCATGAGCCCCTCGGCCGTGAGCCAGCTGATCCGGGCGCTGGAGCTGCAAGGCGGCGTGACGCTGCTGCACCGGTCCACGCGCAAGCTCGCGCTGACCGAGGCCGGAGAGCGCTACTACCCCCACTGCAAGCGCCTGCTGGAGGCCGCGCGCGCGGCGGCCGAGTCGCTGCAGCAGGCGCGCGATGCGCCCACGGGGGAGCTGCGGGTGTCCGCGCCCGTGGGCTTCGCCAACCACATCGCACCGGCGCTCGCACCCTTGCTGGCCGAAGCGCCGCAGCTTCGGCTCCGATTGCTGGTGGACGATGCGCTGATCGACCTGATCGATGCGCGCATCGACGTTGCCATCCGCGTGGGCCGGCTCGCCGATTCCAGCTGGGTGGCGCGGCGGCTGTGCGATTTCGGCACGCTGCTTTGCGCCTCGCCCGCCTACCTCGAGCGCCGCGGCGCGCCGGGGGCACCCGAGGAACTGCCTGCGCATCAGTGGCTGGCCCTCTGGCAAGAGACCTCGATCGAGCCACCGCGGAATGGCTTCGTCGCACCGGAAGGTGCTGCGACGCAGGGCTCCGGGCGCGCCACCGTCAAGCGCGCGCTGTCGCCCTCGGAGGCCGTGTCGATGCCGCTGGACCTGTACGCCGCCGATGGGCAGCACCAACGCGTGCACGTCGAAGCACGCATTGCCAGCAACAACGTGATCGCGCTGCAGCAGATGTGCGAGCACGGCCTGGGCATCGCGCGGCTGGCGCGCGCCGACGTGCTGCCCTCGTTGCAGCGAGGCGTGCTCGTCGAGGTGATGGCCCCGTGGCGGCTGCCTTCGATGCCCGTGTGGGCGATGACGCCGCAACGCGACCGCGAGGCGGCGAAAGTGAGCGCCGCGCTCGACTACCTCAAACGGTACTTCGCGGCGCTTCCCGCGCCGAAGAAATGA
- a CDS encoding NAD(P)-dependent oxidoreductase produces the protein MKIALIGASGFVGTAVLAELLARGHHVTALLRNPAKLQANPQLSPRALDVNDGEALAAALRGHDAVISAFNPGWDAEGLYEKFMQGAASINRAVEASGVKRLLVVGGAGSLFVAPGVQVVDTPEFASHVPPNVVPGAKAARDTLTAMRGNTTLDWTFLSPAAMLAPGERTGSYRVGGEDLLLEDGKPAGISVADLAVAIVDEIEQPKHLRKRFTVAR, from the coding sequence ATGAAAATCGCTCTGATCGGTGCCTCCGGATTCGTCGGCACCGCCGTTCTCGCCGAGCTCCTCGCGCGTGGTCACCACGTCACCGCGCTGCTGCGCAACCCCGCCAAGCTCCAAGCGAACCCCCAGCTCAGCCCCCGGGCGCTCGACGTGAACGACGGTGAGGCCTTGGCCGCCGCCCTGCGCGGCCACGATGCGGTGATCTCCGCGTTCAACCCGGGCTGGGACGCCGAAGGCCTCTACGAAAAGTTCATGCAGGGCGCCGCCAGCATCAACCGCGCGGTCGAGGCCTCGGGCGTGAAGCGCCTGCTGGTCGTCGGCGGCGCCGGCAGCCTGTTCGTCGCGCCCGGCGTGCAGGTGGTCGACACGCCCGAATTCGCATCGCACGTGCCTCCCAACGTGGTACCAGGCGCCAAGGCGGCGCGCGACACGCTGACCGCGATGCGCGGCAACACCACGCTCGACTGGACCTTCCTGAGCCCCGCGGCCATGCTGGCGCCGGGCGAGCGCACCGGCAGCTACCGCGTCGGCGGCGAAGACCTGCTGCTCGAAGACGGCAAGCCAGCCGGCATTTCGGTGGCCGACCTGGCCGTGGCCATCGTCGATGAGATCGAACAGCCGAAGCACCTGCGCAAGCGCTTTACCGTCGCACGGTGA
- a CDS encoding low affinity iron permease family protein produces MDKFFASFANATARAAGSPFAFLVCVALVVGWAISGPYFQFSENWQLVINTATTIITFLMVFLIQNTQNRDGVALQTKLDELIRSSNAGDEFIGIEKLTDQQLAALHERCEAAAKRSHAALEGAIHERKRRAGQRADQPGDRGGNGNAPQAGRKR; encoded by the coding sequence ATGGACAAGTTCTTTGCTTCCTTCGCCAACGCCACCGCGCGTGCTGCCGGCAGCCCGTTCGCCTTTCTTGTCTGCGTCGCACTGGTCGTCGGCTGGGCCATTTCGGGCCCGTACTTCCAGTTCTCTGAAAACTGGCAGTTGGTCATCAACACCGCGACCACCATCATCACCTTCCTGATGGTGTTCCTGATCCAGAACACGCAGAACCGCGACGGGGTGGCGCTCCAGACCAAGCTCGACGAACTGATCCGTTCATCCAACGCCGGTGATGAATTCATCGGCATCGAGAAGCTGACCGACCAGCAACTCGCCGCGCTTCATGAACGCTGCGAAGCAGCGGCCAAGCGCAGCCATGCGGCGTTGGAGGGCGCCATTCATGAACGCAAGCGGCGCGCTGGCCAACGCGCGGATCAACCCGGAGATCGAGGCGGCAATGGAAACGCGCCGCAAGCAGGAAGGAAGAGATGA
- a CDS encoding DUF6766 family protein: MKKSIWHLYGYGWVTLGFFLVSLVGHWVFAWFAYVDEQAAVHAPVEVSGYLVQVSRDTLENWQSEFLQLLWQIGGLAFLLYVGSPQSKEGDDRMEAKIDAILAAVDPKNADVLIDQIDKAYAGRHTDPRWTELAKKDSAGRPRSAPAGSPK, from the coding sequence ATGAAGAAATCCATCTGGCATCTGTACGGCTATGGCTGGGTCACCCTCGGCTTCTTCCTTGTGTCCCTGGTCGGCCATTGGGTGTTCGCGTGGTTCGCCTATGTGGATGAGCAGGCTGCGGTCCACGCGCCTGTCGAGGTGTCGGGCTACCTGGTCCAGGTCTCGAGGGACACCTTGGAGAACTGGCAATCCGAGTTCTTGCAGCTGCTGTGGCAGATCGGCGGCCTGGCCTTCCTGCTTTACGTCGGCTCTCCGCAGTCGAAGGAAGGCGACGATCGGATGGAGGCCAAGATCGATGCGATCCTGGCGGCGGTTGATCCGAAGAATGCCGATGTGCTGATCGATCAGATCGACAAGGCTTATGCGGGGCGGCACACCGATCCGCGATGGACGGAATTGGCCAAGAAGGACTCTGCCGGCAGGCCCCGGAGCGCACCTGCCGGATCTCCGAAGTAA
- a CDS encoding DMT family transporter has product MALRGTVDACATMMYLLSLFRLPIANATAINLAAPLFMTVFAVLFLGERAGVARWSAVMLGFVGVLCVVQPRGEGFNAWALLCLGGTLFHATRDLMTRRIDPAIPSVIITLATALAVTVLAGCVTLLTGWQAFALRELALLGVAAGFLASGYFLLVQCMRTGEVSLTAPFRYTAVLFAMLLGYAVWSEVPSGWAWLGIALLVGSGLYMLHSERGRTRAAALDAQPE; this is encoded by the coding sequence GTGGCACTCCGCGGGACGGTCGATGCTTGCGCGACCATGATGTACCTGCTGTCGCTGTTCCGGTTGCCGATAGCGAACGCCACTGCCATCAACCTTGCCGCGCCGCTTTTCATGACGGTGTTCGCGGTGCTCTTCCTGGGCGAGCGCGCGGGCGTGGCGCGCTGGTCCGCCGTGATGCTCGGCTTTGTGGGCGTGCTCTGCGTGGTGCAGCCTCGCGGCGAAGGCTTCAACGCCTGGGCGCTGCTGTGCCTCGGCGGCACGCTGTTCCACGCCACGCGCGACCTGATGACGCGGCGTATCGATCCGGCCATCCCGTCGGTCATCATCACCCTTGCCACGGCACTGGCCGTCACCGTGCTGGCCGGCTGCGTGACCCTGCTGACCGGCTGGCAGGCATTCGCGCTGCGCGAGCTGGCCCTGCTGGGCGTCGCGGCGGGCTTCCTGGCATCCGGCTATTTCCTGCTGGTGCAATGCATGCGCACTGGCGAGGTCTCGCTCACGGCGCCCTTCCGCTACACGGCGGTTCTCTTTGCCATGCTGCTGGGCTACGCCGTATGGAGCGAAGTCCCCAGCGGATGGGCCTGGCTGGGAATCGCCCTGCTCGTCGGGTCGGGCCTGTACATGCTGCACAGCGAGCGCGGCCGGACCCGCGCAGCGGCGCTGGACGCGCAGCCCGAATGA
- a CDS encoding tryptophan 2,3-dioxygenase — translation MSHSPQSLESPEALRGAAGQTPYSKWIQTDVLHSLQRTVSDHPGEHAWIVHVQVSELYWMLIIKEIQTAQAFLRADNLAQAQRTLLRVVAHQEPLDAIWRSIAWMTPNDLLAILSRAAATHGKDTALQGWTYRHMAYLLGIKQAEHLQHFAPQPERLAQLTKALAEPSLYDDVLACLARQGMEVPRAWLERDLSARYSPSKEVEQVWRNIYAAPDTHVEMQQLGETLADIAEGFMHWKYRHLMATRRTFGARPAYFGTEGIAWLAPTMDEIPFPELWSARTFIGDPRAASAAVCPHTSGRSDHTK, via the coding sequence ATGAGCCATAGTCCTCAAAGCCTCGAAAGCCCCGAAGCACTGCGCGGGGCCGCCGGCCAGACACCGTACAGCAAGTGGATCCAGACCGACGTGCTTCACTCGCTGCAACGCACGGTCAGCGACCATCCGGGCGAGCATGCGTGGATCGTTCACGTGCAGGTGTCCGAGCTCTACTGGATGCTCATCATCAAGGAGATCCAGACGGCGCAGGCTTTTCTGCGCGCCGACAACCTGGCCCAGGCTCAACGGACCCTGTTGCGGGTGGTTGCCCACCAGGAGCCTCTGGACGCGATCTGGCGTTCCATTGCCTGGATGACACCCAACGACCTGCTGGCGATTCTCTCGCGCGCCGCCGCGACGCACGGCAAGGACACGGCACTGCAGGGATGGACCTACCGGCACATGGCCTATCTGCTGGGCATCAAGCAGGCGGAGCATCTGCAGCACTTCGCTCCCCAGCCTGAGCGCCTGGCGCAGCTCACCAAGGCATTGGCCGAACCGAGCCTCTACGACGACGTGCTGGCCTGCTTGGCACGCCAGGGCATGGAGGTGCCGCGTGCCTGGCTCGAGCGTGACCTGAGTGCGCGCTACAGCCCCAGCAAAGAGGTGGAACAGGTCTGGCGCAACATCTATGCAGCCCCGGACACCCATGTCGAAATGCAGCAGCTTGGCGAGACACTGGCGGACATCGCGGAGGGCTTCATGCACTGGAAGTACCGCCACCTGATGGCAACGCGCCGGACTTTCGGCGCCAGGCCTGCGTACTTCGGCACCGAGGGCATTGCGTGGCTGGCGCCCACGATGGACGAGATCCCGTTCCCCGAGCTCTGGTCGGCTCGCACCTTCATCGGTGATCCGCGCGCTGCTTCGGCCGCGGTGTGCCCGCACACGTCGGGGCGCAGCGACCACACGAAGTGA
- a CDS encoding glutathione S-transferase family protein, translating into MTHPLMTMAASARAAIQDPRRSTVVGDSANPRFELFHAASSLCSQKVRTVLHEKALPYRSNDMLILSSMGPSGLVPAEHYSPAYIRLRLIAARELDLQFVSGYSGRTSVETEGFDPCVVPLLVDYQAGRVVADSRRICTYLDAVSRTPVQLVPDNPEARTEVMRQVGIVDRIPNGALLYGFHPDADRRPDALKSSMETVYDYKIMALEGLIAIHAGDAELVAACRAKIEKESAGKKVCHDPAFQRAARQHAGDLLKGLERDLAAKSFSCLWGNAFSLADVLWGVNLVRMNYLGLSSMWAGLPHVERYFDALARRPSLCKEAIQASVRSMPYSAHMDAVVDCPAAAAA; encoded by the coding sequence ATGACGCACCCGTTGATGACCATGGCCGCTTCCGCCCGCGCCGCCATCCAGGACCCACGCCGCAGCACGGTCGTGGGCGACAGCGCAAACCCGCGCTTCGAGCTGTTCCACGCGGCGAGCTCCCTCTGCTCGCAGAAGGTGCGCACGGTGTTGCACGAAAAGGCGCTGCCCTATCGTTCCAACGACATGCTCATCCTCAGTTCGATGGGACCGAGCGGCCTGGTTCCGGCCGAGCACTACAGCCCGGCCTACATCCGCCTGCGGCTGATCGCAGCGCGCGAACTGGATCTGCAATTCGTGAGCGGCTACAGCGGCCGCACCTCGGTCGAAACGGAAGGCTTCGACCCTTGCGTGGTGCCGTTGCTGGTGGACTACCAGGCAGGTCGCGTGGTGGCGGACTCGCGCCGGATCTGCACCTATCTCGACGCAGTCTCGCGCACGCCGGTACAGCTCGTGCCGGACAACCCCGAGGCACGCACGGAGGTGATGCGCCAGGTCGGCATCGTCGACAGGATCCCGAACGGAGCGCTGCTCTACGGCTTCCATCCGGACGCCGACCGGCGGCCCGATGCTCTCAAGTCGTCCATGGAGACGGTCTACGACTACAAGATCATGGCGCTGGAAGGCTTGATCGCCATCCATGCCGGCGACGCCGAGCTGGTGGCCGCCTGCCGCGCCAAGATCGAGAAGGAGAGCGCAGGCAAGAAGGTGTGCCACGACCCGGCGTTCCAGCGTGCGGCCCGCCAGCATGCGGGCGATCTTCTGAAGGGCCTGGAGCGGGACCTCGCGGCTAAGTCCTTCTCCTGCCTGTGGGGCAATGCCTTCTCGCTCGCCGATGTGCTGTGGGGCGTCAATCTTGTCCGCATGAACTATCTCGGACTGTCCTCGATGTGGGCAGGGCTGCCCCATGTCGAGCGCTACTTCGATGCGCTCGCCAGGCGGCCGTCGCTCTGCAAGGAAGCGATCCAGGCATCGGTCCGATCGATGCCGTACTCCGCGCACATGGATGCCGTCGTGGACTGTCCCGCCGCCGCCGCGGCCTGA
- a CDS encoding amidase: MNLHAPRAAPSLRQSLDDLASRRISARELALVTLQRADDTQRRLNAFACIPREHALAAAAESDRRYAEGTQRPLEGLPIGVKDLIDTQGIETRYGSPAFIGNVPSADAAVVRTLVEQGAIVVGKTTTHEFAWGVTTASAAFGDTLHPLDARRIPGGSSGGAAVAIADGVMAAGLGTDTGGSVRIPAALCGVTGFKPSYGVVPTQGIFPLAASLDHPGLLGASVSDVSVLAEALRIVGGSDAADELGDARIGVICSIASLPPAADIACAFAVAADALASAFSLEALNAGDLFGGSFDAFARIVLAEGGLVHFARRDPDWIAANYGAETVERLTRAMATRVEDYASAQQARRKFAAGLERLMARHRFIVLPTTPCTAPRVGETRLAIGNWSGTVREALMTYTAPFNLAGCPAISIPLRRSVGALPVGLQVVGRPGDDAALLQIARRMERLLHPNDSPRSSARPPRQTDRELSTCPTRREGEMQ, translated from the coding sequence GTGAACCTGCATGCACCGCGCGCCGCGCCATCGCTGCGGCAATCGCTGGACGATCTCGCCAGCAGGCGGATCAGCGCGCGCGAGCTCGCGCTGGTCACGCTCCAACGTGCCGACGATACGCAGCGCCGGCTGAACGCCTTCGCCTGCATTCCACGCGAACACGCGCTTGCGGCCGCCGCCGAAAGTGACCGCCGTTACGCCGAAGGCACGCAGCGTCCGCTGGAAGGCCTGCCCATCGGCGTCAAGGACCTGATCGACACCCAGGGGATCGAAACCCGCTACGGATCGCCCGCCTTCATCGGCAACGTCCCTTCGGCGGACGCCGCTGTGGTGCGCACGCTCGTGGAGCAAGGCGCAATCGTCGTCGGCAAGACGACCACGCACGAGTTCGCCTGGGGCGTCACCACCGCGAGCGCCGCCTTCGGCGACACGCTCCATCCGCTGGACGCCCGGCGCATTCCGGGTGGCTCGAGCGGCGGCGCGGCCGTGGCCATAGCCGACGGCGTGATGGCCGCGGGACTCGGCACGGACACGGGGGGCTCGGTGCGCATTCCCGCCGCACTCTGCGGCGTTACAGGATTCAAGCCGAGCTACGGGGTGGTGCCGACCCAGGGCATCTTTCCACTGGCCGCGAGCCTCGACCATCCGGGTCTGCTCGGAGCGAGCGTCAGCGACGTGAGCGTTCTTGCCGAGGCGCTGCGCATCGTCGGCGGCAGCGACGCTGCGGACGAACTCGGCGACGCACGTATCGGTGTCATCTGCAGCATCGCTTCGCTGCCCCCGGCCGCCGACATCGCATGCGCATTCGCCGTCGCGGCCGATGCGCTGGCGTCTGCTTTCTCTCTCGAGGCACTGAACGCGGGGGATCTCTTCGGCGGCAGCTTCGACGCTTTTGCGCGCATCGTGCTGGCCGAAGGCGGACTCGTGCACTTCGCGCGCAGAGACCCGGACTGGATTGCCGCGAACTACGGCGCGGAAACTGTCGAACGGCTCACGCGGGCCATGGCGACGCGAGTGGAAGACTACGCGTCGGCACAACAGGCGCGCCGCAAGTTCGCCGCGGGGCTCGAGCGCCTCATGGCCAGGCACCGCTTCATCGTGCTGCCCACCACGCCCTGCACCGCGCCGCGGGTCGGCGAGACAAGGCTGGCGATCGGCAACTGGAGCGGCACCGTGCGGGAAGCCCTGATGACCTATACGGCGCCCTTCAACCTCGCAGGCTGCCCCGCGATCTCGATCCCGCTGCGCCGAAGTGTCGGCGCGCTCCCGGTCGGGCTGCAGGTCGTTGGCCGCCCGGGCGACGACGCTGCACTGCTGCAGATCGCACGGCGGATGGAGCGGCTGCTGCATCCAAACGATTCACCCCGTTCATCTGCCCGCCCGCCTCGCCAAACCGATCGTGAACTGTCCACCTGCCCGACGCGCAGAGAAGGAGAAATGCAATGA
- a CDS encoding iron-containing alcohol dehydrogenase produces the protein MNHLNCLPQDAVFWGENTLATALPRIADFGIERPIVFTVEPLEALVRDHVEPHLNRSVGNFLDLPAHVPGVAVHAALEACLRSNAGAIVGVGGGSVLDAAKAVSHLHHGRTGRHLPIVALPTTLSGSEFSHYFGITETGGPQKFKRSYAVRETTPKVVLIDPLLVRGTPRALLLSSAIKGIDHAVEGMRKVMPSHPHAIMAASGVDRFLRVIEKWPARLETRQAIEAGLVTDDDLLQLQLGAWQCYFSPASVIYGLSHRIGHILGGTFGLPHSATSCITLAPVIRACAAFYGDKLEALSPGGPGAAERLAARIAAAVAALGLPSRVSDFDLDRARLPEVAALLEANYPDEVADLGDDAPARLDALLERLW, from the coding sequence ATGAACCATCTCAACTGCCTGCCGCAAGACGCGGTGTTCTGGGGCGAGAACACGCTGGCCACTGCGCTGCCGCGCATTGCAGATTTCGGCATCGAGCGGCCGATCGTCTTCACCGTCGAACCGCTCGAGGCACTGGTTCGCGACCATGTCGAGCCACACCTGAATCGCAGCGTCGGCAACTTTCTCGATCTCCCCGCGCACGTTCCCGGCGTGGCAGTGCACGCAGCGCTCGAGGCCTGCCTGCGCTCGAATGCGGGCGCCATCGTGGGCGTCGGCGGCGGCTCGGTGCTCGACGCCGCCAAGGCAGTCTCCCACCTGCATCACGGCCGCACCGGCAGGCATCTTCCGATCGTCGCGTTGCCGACAACGCTCTCCGGCTCGGAGTTCTCGCACTATTTCGGCATCACCGAGACCGGCGGGCCGCAGAAGTTCAAGCGCAGCTACGCGGTCCGCGAGACCACGCCGAAGGTCGTGCTCATCGATCCGCTGCTGGTGCGCGGCACACCGCGGGCGCTGCTGCTGTCGTCCGCCATCAAGGGCATCGACCACGCCGTGGAGGGCATGCGCAAGGTCATGCCAAGCCATCCGCACGCGATCATGGCCGCCAGCGGCGTGGACCGCTTCCTGCGGGTGATCGAGAAGTGGCCCGCCAGGCTCGAGACGCGCCAGGCCATCGAGGCCGGGCTGGTGACGGACGACGACCTGCTGCAGCTCCAGCTCGGCGCCTGGCAGTGCTATTTTTCGCCCGCCTCCGTGATCTATGGATTGAGCCACCGCATCGGCCACATCCTGGGCGGCACCTTCGGCCTGCCGCACAGCGCGACCTCGTGCATCACGCTCGCGCCGGTCATCCGGGCGTGCGCGGCTTTCTATGGCGACAAGCTCGAAGCCCTGTCCCCAGGCGGGCCGGGCGCCGCGGAGCGTCTGGCAGCGCGCATCGCTGCTGCCGTCGCGGCGCTCGGCCTGCCGAGCCGCGTGTCCGACTTCGACCTCGACCGTGCGAGGCTGCCGGAAGTGGCCGCGCTGCTCGAGGCCAACTACCCCGACGAGGTCGCGGACCTCGGCGACGACGCACCCGCGCGCCTCGATGCGCTGCTGGAGCGTCTGTGGTGA